Within uncultured Methanoregula sp., the genomic segment CCCGGCCAGGTTGCTGCAGTCCGGAGCCGGGCCGATGCTGCCGGTGTCCCGGTCGAGCACCGGGAATCCGGCCGCATCCTCATTCTTGGCAGCGGACCTGCACCGAAGCCTACCGGGGGAATCGTTGCGGTCATCACGGCAGGCACGTCGGACATCCGGGTAGCGGAAGAGGCCAGAATCATCGCTGAGGAGATGGGCTGCGAAGTCAGGATCGCCTATGATGTCGGGGCAGCCGGCATCCACCGGCTCTTCCCGGCCCTCAAGCCGCTCCTTGCTGCGCATGCCTTCATTGTCTGCGCCGGCAGGGAGGGGACACTGCCTGCCGTTGTTGCAGGGATTGTTGACAAGCCGGTCATCGGCGTGCCGGTCAGCGTGGGATACGGCTACATGGGGCAGGGGCAGGCAGCCCTTGCGAGCATGCTCCAGTCCTGCTCGGTAGTGGCCGTTGTCAACATCGATGCAGGATTCACGGCCGGGGCCTTTGCGGCACGGATAGCGAATATGGGAGCAAAACCATGAAGCGCGGGTTTTATATCGGGAGATTCCAGCCATACCATAACGGCCACCAGTCGGTGCTCGAACATATTGCAGGAAAAGTCGACGAGATTATCATCGGGGTCGGCAGTGCGCAGCTCTCCCACCAGGTGGAAAACCCGTTCACTGCTGGCGAGCGGGTTCTGATGATCACGCGCTCGCTCAATAACCTCGGCTGCCCGTTCTATGTCATACCGATAGAGGATATCCAGCGCAATGCCCTCTGGGTAGCCCATGTCCGGTCCATGGCCCCGCCATTCGATATCTGTTACTCCTCCAACCCGCTGGTGGTCCAGCTCTTCCGGGAAGC encodes:
- the larB gene encoding nickel pincer cofactor biosynthesis protein LarB; its protein translation is MPANRALQDLLDQYKNGELNADAAAEAIEGLRLERVGDFACLDLGRNVRCGMPEVVLAEGKDPGHLAEIAIHHAKTAGRCVITRVSPGQVAAVRSRADAAGVPVEHRESGRILILGSGPAPKPTGGIVAVITAGTSDIRVAEEARIIAEEMGCEVRIAYDVGAAGIHRLFPALKPLLAAHAFIVCAGREGTLPAVVAGIVDKPVIGVPVSVGYGYMGQGQAALASMLQSCSVVAVVNIDAGFTAGAFAARIANMGAKP
- a CDS encoding nicotinamide-nucleotide adenylyltransferase, which translates into the protein MKRGFYIGRFQPYHNGHQSVLEHIAGKVDEIIIGVGSAQLSHQVENPFTAGERVLMITRSLNNLGCPFYVIPIEDIQRNALWVAHVRSMAPPFDICYSSNPLVVQLFREAGVTVESPAMYERELLAGTEIRHRMLDGKPWENLVPPAVVQVIKEIDGTQRLRQIARDD